The sequence TTTACaactttttcctttatctttggatacattttttaaattgaagcatagttgatttacaatactgtgttagtttcaggtgtacagcatggaTACATTTTTTAGAGTAGAAATTTCTCAGAATTCTGATTCAACTAGTCTTTGAACTATTCATCTACTAGTTGTAAGACTTCAAACGAGTAACCTCTCTCGTTCAGTCTCAGCTACTTAGTACAATTCCTGTATGAGCAACAATGGCATTGAATTCCCAATATCTTGGGAAATAAGTAAGGTTGTGATTTATATGATTGGTTTAAATTCAAGTTTACTACTTAAATACAGTATAAAAATGAGCATCATGATGAAATGATGATAGtatttgacttatttttaaagtatattctgTACATTCCTaacaaaattcttaaaagttGTTGAAATTTAACTTTTCTGTCATCTTTATATCTATGCCTAATAAATAATTGCTAACCAAATGTCAAAATGTTTAAACGCTGaatgtttaaatgttaaataattattaattaatagaAAATGTAGATAACCTTATCCTGATAATAATGTCAGGACTTTAATCCTTCACTTTAACTCTACCTTGACTTTTAAGGAGCTTTTCTCTTCCAGAGAGATTTCTTTGACTAAAATCTCTCATATACTTTGCAATAACATTACTAATAtagttttctttctatatttttagcATATTTCTTTTCAGACTTTTTATATTTGGAGGAGCATTATGGAgtataataattttagaaatggtaaaatttcatcaAAATGTATTTCCAGGTGGCTCTACATGTTTTATCAATGGGACCTTGTATTaaacacagatttctgtatattcacATTTGATACATTTATGTTTGATCACAAGCAAACAATTCCCCTATCTCTTTTGGACACAGAGGTAATAATAATGTACCCTTACATCCCTCTTGTTGATATGTCTTACACCATGCATGACCTAGGCCTTTTCCACTCATGATCTAAGTAGAAAACTGGCTCATGCACTGGGTCTCCGTTCCTGCTTCCCCATCATCAGGACTTAAAAGGGGCATGGCAAACTATTGTAACACCTGAGTGTTCATGTCACTATAGGGCGAGCATCTGTGACAGGAGTCATCATAGAGAATATACACTCAGAGCAGTAGGGCCCCTTTCCCACAGGGATCAAGAGGTTCAGGGTCACTGGTCTAAAATCAGGTCACCCCTAGGGGCTCCACCCAGTTACAGGGACAAGAAAACCTCATGGCCTCTGGCCTTCTACCCTCTTCAAGGAGTGAAAAGGGAATCCCAAGAATGCCCTCTCCCTACCAAGAAAGCTAACATCCTAGTCTCCATTGTCTCCCTTTAACCCTATCATCTCACTGTGCATCTTATGATTTATGTTAATTACTAATCCTGCTTAAATCTTTCTTCATCCCTTGCATTCCAAGTTTCACAAAGCTTTGTGCATCTCCTATTATaaccccttctccttcccttcccaattccatacacacacacacacacacgagtacaTAGAGGCTTTTCCAGTGGATGATGACTCCATTTTTTCAGTTACTCAAGCCAACAATCTGGTTAACTCCATTCTTGATTTTACCTTCCCATATCTAGGCCATCAGTAAACCCAATATGGCTCTACTGTCAGAATATATCTAGAGTTTAGCCAGCCCTAACCACTCTGCTGCTATAAGCATGGTCTGAACACTGGTTTCCTAACAGTAATCCTAGCTGTACCTTGGCCCTTCCTATGTCCCTTCACAATGCAGCAGCTGGGCTGGTCCTTTTACCATCCAAGATTATTGTACTATTGCAATTACCTTCCATTCAACTTAGAGTTAAAGCCAAAATGTTTACAACAAACCCTCGGGCCCTAGAAGATCTGAGCACAAGTTCCTTCTCTGATTCTGACTCTCTcccctttttatttactttgcttCCCTTTTTATTCTTCTCCATCTACCCTGGCCTCCTGGCTGGGTTTTCACCAGACCAGGCACTTCCTACCAGTGGGCTTTTCTCCCAGCTGTGCCTACTACCTTCAATTTCCTTTTCCCGGATGTCTCTTTAATtcattccctttctttctttaaacctGCTCAAATCCAGCTTCTCAGTGAGAATCATACAACCTGACCTACCCCAGAGCCCACCCAGAGCTCACCCTCCCAATCGCCTTCACTGGGCCCAATGGAGGCTCTTTTCTTCACTATAGTACTTATCAGCGTCTAATGTATTATATTGTTATCCTAttaggtttattatttatttatgtgcttttgccttttctggatagAATGTAAGCATCCTGAGGGGAGGGATCATTGTCTATTGATAACAATATGTCTGACATACCTCAAACACCTCAAGGACTGGTTTGTATGTGGTTATCACTCAATGCATatgtgctgaataaataaatgtttaattttggtgGGCAGAATTAAGTGACAGAcctgaaaatattttgtgaaatgtaatatagtggtattattattattattattggtttatAACTAGAAAACCACCAACATAAAGCTTAATGTCAAGTTCTAAAAGAGTGAAATCAATGTTTAAGTATGGAGGAAATTTGAATAGAAGGCTAAATTTGTAGAGCTAATGATTCTAGTGATGCAATGAGTTGCTGTGTCCAGGCATGGTTCCATTGAGTCTCCTATAGCTTTGATTCCCTGTGATAATACAATGACACCTTTGACTTATGCATTGCCTTGTATGTACTCCATATGCAAATTCTCACACTCTCTAAGCATGTGAGGAGCATTATATAAAATTGTatggaataaaaatgttatagaaaTTGACTCTTGGATGCTTTATGAACCCCACTTCATCTTAACTGCAGGGTAGAGCCTCCTCTTCTCCCTACAGGATGTCTTTGTTCTGCTCTCCCCACCATCACTGCCCTTCTTCCATGCATCCCTCTGTTATATGTTGGACTTTTTTTCTAGCTCAAATCATTATAAAGAATGGGTAAAATCATAAAGAATGATTAAAGAGTCATTCTTGAACATTAGATTTTAGTTTTTCTGAAGCTTTAACTCTCCAGAGCTATGTTTATAGTTTATCAGAAGACTGGATGATATAGTCAAATAACTAATTTGAACATTTTCCCCACCACCCAGTCATGTGGCTGATTTGTCAGGTGAATTAACTAGCTAAGCTAATTATCCTAGCATGTTGGAAAGGCCCTGAAGGAAGGGAACTAGGAGGAGGATGATATGTGGGGCTGGTTGGGAACAGGAAGTAAAATAGCCTCATTCACAGGCAGAAGGAACTGAGCTAAGTTACAGTGgtgattttcatgtttattgtcccaaagggcagagaaattgGGAACATTGGGATTTATTAAATCTATCTGCTTTCCAAGAACCGACCTTTCCATGCAGGTTTCCTATGTGCTTCTGGAGTaatgtattttctctattattacaagagggaaggatggaggtggTCGGCATCTGCATAAAACACATTCTACAAATCTACAAGTTGTACACATTTGCCTAGATGATATGTTCTCTTTACTTCTTGACTCTATGTGTACTCCAAAGAACCCagataattattttgataaatctCCTAGCCAATTGACTCAAACTAGCCTGTTTTTCTCTGATATTGCATGGCTGATTGCAGGGACTCgatttgtattcatttatttattattatttttcaatttcatcCTTGGGATGCCTCTCTAAGAGCAGTAAAAACACAGTCATATATACACAGTCTAATAAATCAGGAGTTCATGATTCTTGCTCAATCCCCCCCCCAGGTAGTTTTTGAAACTAAAgtataaattctaaataaatgaataaataaataaacatcgtTAGCCCTGTCATTTCcttaaattaataataaactttCTATTAATCACTACACCTCTACAATTTTTCAATTATCTAGGGCAAtgggttctttctttttcatacataaaattgttaattaaaaaaatgtcaaaatagcTTTGCCCCATTTTCAGTAggtctaagggaaaaaaaaaattattctttccaaGTGGGAGGGGACTGATTATAcctcagttgtttttttaaatgcataataatTCTTGGGAACAGAGGAAGGAAGCAAATGATCCATCAGTATTTCTGTTTACAGAACAAAAATGGATTGAGTCCCtgattttacttatatgaaataataaatccTTTTCATATCAAGGGACAAATTTCCATGGTTCTCATTTTCTGTCTGGACCCTATGGGAGATTATAGAATTTGATGTGACGTATACCTACAGCACACCTCAGTGTATGTACTAATGACCCCTGTGGGTTCAGAAATTTCCTCAAAGCTTGGGGCTGTTGAGAAACCCAGACTGCCATCAGGGTCCCTCTCCTGTCTTTCCTCAGGAGAACTGCATCTTACTGTCATTGCCATAAACTCCTCTGCACAAATACCATGGCCCATTTCGTTTATAGAGGAATGGGCCAAGCGTAGGAGAAGTAACTTCATTTCCTTCCGCATCCGGAATTGCAGCTGGCTGGACCACCTGTAAGCACACAGGAGGCAAGAAGACATCTCATAATCCCACGGAGATCCTCCCATTAGATATGCACATTTTGACTTCTGATTTTTAATGATACCTGGCAGCATACAAGTAAAAATGGTGAGTAGATTTTTGGATTTATGAGGaactgtgatactgtgatttgtAAGAAATTCGgatgaccaaaatatatttctcacacATGCTGGTCTTCATCCACAGCTACTGCCTCacagctccccaaacccttggaatgtcctaagtgttgacaaggataaagatgttttttgttatattaatgaggtgactttggaaagcacctaaggatggggactGTTGCCAATGgacaaccatgtgattagagggttggaattttcTGTCCCACGTCGTGACctctgaggaggggagaggggctagagGTTGAATCAATAACCAGTGGCCAATGATGTAATCAATCAATCATATCTATGAATGAAGGctccataaaaccccaaaaggacagAGTTGGGAGAGGTTCCGGGTcggtgaacatgtggagatgcCCTTCCAACctgccttgccctgtgcatctctttcccctgactgttcctgagttatattcttttaaaatatactggtGGTctggtaaataaaatattttcccgTATTCTATGAGTCACTCTAACAAATTAATCtaacctgaggagggggtcatgggaccTTTTGATTTACAACCAGTTGCTCAGGAGCaaaggtaacaacctggacttgtggcTGGCATCTGAAGTTTAAGGAGAGCATTGATGGAACCTCCAGTCTGCAGCCagctggtcagaagcacaggtaacagcTTGGGCTTGCAACTGGCTTCTGAAGTGGTTAGGATGTGGGAGAAATCATGTAGGACAGAGcacttaacctgtggaatctgatacTTTCTCTGAGTATAGTGTCAGCATTGAGTTGAATTCTTAGACACACTGCTGGTGTCCAACGTTTGTTGGTGTGGGGGCCCCCTCCATCCATCATGTTGGAAACTGGGTCTCAGAACATTCAACAGAGGAGCTCTACTCATAAGTCTGTACTTCTTTGTTAGTTTGTTaaaacaaactatatatatatatatatatatatatatatatatacatatatatatatatatatatgaaatgcatcaaagaaatagaaaaatagaaaatgagaaacatCCTTCTTGCTCTTAGAAAATTTATGGATTATGACTGATACACCAAGACACAAGTCTGTAGACAAACACATACATAAAACTcatatttttaatcacaaaaaataaatttaccaatGCAAAATAATTTGTTGTTTGAGTGTGGGCATTTCTGAGGTGGAATGGTGCATTTGGGGGCAACAGTGTTCACACTGACCAGCACCTACAGGGAAAATAAAGTTTACCTATTGGTACTTTGCACACACTTTTCTAAATACACaaatttcaacaaatgttttaCAGATCAATAGTCTTCATGCGGGTGATCTGCTCTGCTATCTCCAACTCACACACAATCATGTCTGAAAAACAGTGAGTTGTCAGTCATTGGATTTAAATATTTCCTGACCTTTTCATGAGTCATCACCCATGTGTGTAGGGAGAGCTCAGATCTCTCCAGTTTAGCACTTGTTACTGCCATTCAGTTTTTCTTTGAGTTATGATGAGGAAGTGTTTCCCTAAGGTAGGGAAGACTTGTACTGCCACATTAAACAATTAATTATTAATTCTTTGAGCTCCCAAGCTGCCATGCATGTATAAGATGAAAGAATGGTTATTGCTCAATCTCTCCCCTCACCAAGAGAGTGACAACAAATCCACGTGACATACAGTAAATTTCATTGTGTACAAGAACAAGTGCACAGTTAAATTAAACATGAAGATATTCACAGTGGCTATAGAAGGTACTTATGAAGTGTAAACAGCAGGTGGAGAGGTTGGAAGAGTGGGGAGACTGTTAATACTGGACCAGGATGCTGAGAAGGACctcaaacagagaaaagaaaactgattaTATTCCTTCCAAAGTTTTAAtttaaggggagaaaatatttgtccctTCCCAGAGACATTTAGAGAGTGAAGTTATTCTCTATTCTATCTGAGAGATGGGTTTCTTCCATGGAGAGAGGTGTGTGTCAGCAGCAGGGCTTGAGGACACTCTGTCCCAGATCCCCAGTGGGTAAGACAAGTGCTGCAGTCTTGTTCCAAGAGGAGAAAAGGGGCAGCATCTTGGTTAAAAGCTGGCAAGCTGTGAGTTATTACCAGGAACATTCTCCTTCAGTTGTCTCAAACCTTCCTGTGAAGAAGCCATACTTACCACCACACCAGAGTTGTGAAAACGATTCAGAAGATTGGAACTCCAGTTCTCTTAAAAACCAAACCCATGCCCTTTCACTGAGTGTGGCTTATTTTCAGCCCCTCATTCtccattttctcttatttcacatGATTTACTATTTTTAGGACTGTGAAATTGTGCAGCAGTTTGTTTGAAAACACTGGTCTTATGATAGAGATTGAAAattcctttcagtctttttcctttcctaactTCCTGTCTTTCTTCCTAATTCTTCCTTTTGCAGTTTgataattacaaaaaaagaaaaaagaaaagatttaataaGGGGGATGAAACAATGATTTCTGTAAAAAAGGAATAACAAAGTTAAAAAGTTATATTCACAGAttagaggagaaaacagaaagtcGTTCATAGAGAAGTTTCCTAAATGTTATATTACCctatatgcatacatgtatatgtattctttcttaatttcataATAACTCAtgattattgattattttataaacaaagacTTGTAAACATTAAAGTCTCCCTTAAATTCCATTTCAGGCTCTAGAAGTGCGTCTTTTTGATTATTTggtgtatattttaatataagtatTCATATAAATATTCTGTAATGAAAAATATGGGATCACTCTATATAAAATCTCACTATGCATTATAATTTGCCTTCTCTTTGTTTGAAATTAATAAGATTTTTGGGAAAAATCCCAAATGAAgccacatatatatactattttcaTTTAGTGGTTGTTTCCAGCTCATAaggttggtatttttaaaatcattacaaTAACTTTGAACATATACATTGTTTCTGAGTATTATCCATTTCAATCAATGCTGTAATGAAGATTATGGAGGATTTATATTACATGTTATGGGTTAATAAATGCAGAAtgaatgggtcaaaaaagatgtaatttaaaattttgtggagGATAGAtgtttcttttgttaaaataacATGAAGAATGTCAAAATATATGTTATTTGCAATTAATGATCTTTTCTAAGATACTGCCAAAGATACTATTCCAATTTAAATTCTTATCAAGATTTAATGGGCTCATTTCCCCACAATTTTCCTGGTTCTTATATACCACACTCTTAAATActtacatatataaaaagaaaatatatttatattttaattttatatactaaATCATCAGTAAGAACAATTCTGATGGTTTTAAGTCACATTATtgtaaataattgtttttctgtGAACTGCTCGCTATTACCTACTTTTATTTTGTTACATCTTTTCTTGCCATTTTTTGAAAACATGTTAAACAAGGTAGCCTTTCAATTTTCACATTGACATTATTCTTTAGACTTTGTTAGTTGACTTTTTAtagtatagattttttaaaatattgcatcacatttatttatattttgcatcATAACTTTCAAAAATTCCAACTTGCCTAGTGAGACCTACCTAAATCCAAgatgatcaggaaaaaaaaaagagagagagagatgtattgGACAACGATCACGCTTTTTTATAcaggttgtatttttttaatgtttttaaatacttGTTTGCAATTAGTCTGATGAAAGGAGTAATTTAGGGATCCACACTCCCCAACTCCAAATGCCACGTCAACgatcattttaattattatattttcagtgtatatttgaatatatgttaAGGATAGTTTCTTCTCACtagactttttttcttcccttcagaaTTTTCCTGCCTAGTCTCATGGGCTTGTTTTCCCATTCTGTTTGTATGTAATATGTTTTATGTAACATACATGTAAATGCTCATATTTACCAACTTTCTTTCgtattaataaaatatcaaaacaacTGTAAGGTAGTTTGATTGTTACcattttagatgagaaaactatgTAAAGGTATGTGATCTTTCTAAGATCTTGTAACTATAACTTGTTGGCTAAGGGATTATAACTGGGGAGATTGGGAATGTAGCCCAAGATGTTTTCAAATTACTCCTCTGTATCTGACTTGTGATTTGTGCCCTCAAATATACTTTGCTTTGAATGTGATCTGTTTTTGGAATTGCAAGTTGATAGAGGTTTATGAACATATATGTGCATTATTGCATTAAAGTTGCATTATCTGTTGcaaaattatatgatttttttttcctcaagcaGTATAtagtattttggaagaaaaaattatttcttctataCCAGAcctattagagagagagagacatggacagatggacagagacaaagacagagagagagagagacagagaaacaaagacagagggagagaatggggagagagagagattaattttatgtacatatgtctttagtaatattctattgtcttaTACATTATTTATCTACTCAGATACTTTAAAATTATGTCAAGAATAATGATTAAATGAGTGAAGTGTGTCTTTGGGATAAAGAGTAGATAAGTATTCTGCATATAATGGATATGTCTTAAATACAATTAAAGGGTTATTTGGGAATCCATTTTAGGCCTTTGAGGTTTTAGCAGGAGCTTAAAAAGTTTTGTCTCGAGAAGAGTCAATAGTTGGGCCTCGGCAGGATTTATCTTTCCTATCATTGGAATTAGAGGCAGTGCCAGCAGTGAAGGATAAAGACTCTAAGACCCATTTCCTGGGATCAAAATTAGTTCTACTCCTTCTAGAATAGAATAATTTACTTAACACAggtctgcctcagtttccttttctgtaagtcAGGGATAATAAGAGTGCCAACTTCATATTATTCTTGTTGGAGTTAAATGAGTAAGCGTAAAATGCATAGCAGGTTGTCTGGCTTATAGGAAGTGCTCCCTTTCACTGGCTGTTACCATTATTAGTATTAATATTCCTCTTCAGGTGCAGTAGAGATGGATGGAACCAATGAGAGCACCCAGGGAAATTTCATCCTTTTGGGGTTTTCTGACCGCCCCCGTCTGGAGAGAATCCTCTTTGTGGTTATCTTGATTGCATATCTCCTGACCCTCGTGGGCAACACCACCATCATCCTGGTATCTTGGctggacccccacctccacacccccatgtacttcttcctcacccacctctccttcctggacCTGAGTTTCACCACCAGCTCCATTCCCCAGCTGCTCTATAACCTGAGTGGATGTGACAAGACCATCAGCTACACAGGCTGTGCCATCCAGCTCTTCCTATTCCTGGGCCTGGGTGGTGTGGAATGCCTACTCCTGGCGGTCATGGCATATGACAGGTTTGTGGCCGTGTGCAAACCCCTGCACTACATGGCGATTATGAATTCACGGCTTTGCCTGGGCTTAGTGTTGGTGGCCTGGGGCTGTGGGGTGGCCAACTCATTGGCCATGTCCCCAGTGACCCTGCGCTTACCCCGCTGTGGGCATCGCAGTGTGGACCACTTCCTGTGTGAGATGCCCGCCCTCATACGAATGGCCTGTGTGAATACAGCTGCCATCGAGGGCACTGTCTTTGTCCTGGCAGTGGGCATTGTGCTGTCACCCCTTGTGTTCATCCTGGTCTCCTATGGCTACATCATGAGGGCCGTGTTACAAATTCAGTCAACATCAGGGAGGCAAAAGGCCTTCAACACCTGTGGCTCCCATCTCACAGTGGTCTCACTTTTCTATGGAAACATAATTTACATGTACATGCAACCTGGAAACAGCTCTTCCCAGGACCAAGGCAAGTTTCTCACCCTCTTCTACAACATTGTCACCCCACTCTTGAATCCCTTGATCTATACCCTTAGAAACAAAGAGGTGAAGGGAGCCCTGAGGAAGCTGCTGCTGTGTGACAAAGAGATAGGGAAGGAGTAACAGTGAGTGGCCCAGACAGGCATCTCTAGCCTGGTTATGAACTCCATCAGTCACCATTGATGGCATCTTGAATTGTTGGATCAGATTTGATCTTGACCTTTGTTTTCCCAACTTATGTGCCTTTTCCTGGACTTCTACACAACTGTTTTACTTCCAACATTGTATGTTCTGATGAGTGAACAGCAAAATACATATTATCCAAAACACCTCTAGGTGATCTCTAAAGCAGGTATGAAGACAAAGTGTGACAAGCAGTTACACAGATGAGTTTCTACAACATATACCAGAGTGCTAAGAAGGAAACTACTTTTCTTAATcagaattttgcttttgttgttgtttattttaaccCATTAATACAATTTATGGGTATTTTAGTCAGAAGGATCACAAATTGATCCCATCTCTTAGTTAACAGGCATCAGACATGGGAATTCAGCACATtggatgtttttatttcctcaatTCCCATCCAAAGACTTTCATCAAATCAGATGGTTTGGTTTACCCTTTGTCCCCAAACTTTGGCATTTTCACCAAAATCTGGTGTAAGATTCTGAATAAATTAAGAAGTTAACCTATAACAATGATATGTGTATCATTTAAATCTTAAAGCATCATTATTTCTCAGgcatgttttaattttgttagtgAGAAGGACCCGATGTTTATTAAATTCCTGCTATGAGTCAGGTGCTCTTAAGTCATCTAAACTTCTCTGCATCTATGGAGGTCACATGAGTTGTATTATCCCTATTTTGCCCAGGCCTTGATGTTAAATCATTTAC is a genomic window of Hippopotamus amphibius kiboko isolate mHipAmp2 chromosome 15, mHipAmp2.hap2, whole genome shotgun sequence containing:
- the LOC130836879 gene encoding olfactory receptor 2W3, which translates into the protein MDGTNESTQGNFILLGFSDRPRLERILFVVILIAYLLTLVGNTTIILVSWLDPHLHTPMYFFLTHLSFLDLSFTTSSIPQLLYNLSGCDKTISYTGCAIQLFLFLGLGGVECLLLAVMAYDRFVAVCKPLHYMAIMNSRLCLGLVLVAWGCGVANSLAMSPVTLRLPRCGHRSVDHFLCEMPALIRMACVNTAAIEGTVFVLAVGIVLSPLVFILVSYGYIMRAVLQIQSTSGRQKAFNTCGSHLTVVSLFYGNIIYMYMQPGNSSSQDQGKFLTLFYNIVTPLLNPLIYTLRNKEVKGALRKLLLCDKEIGKE